The following coding sequences lie in one Arachis hypogaea cultivar Tifrunner chromosome 9, arahy.Tifrunner.gnm2.J5K5, whole genome shotgun sequence genomic window:
- the LOC112711553 gene encoding trihelix transcription factor PTL gives MADPYGLPEDLRRLMSNRPHFTTATAAAPFFPLPENPLSLHHHHHLLNAPPPPPPLNTTYDPIIINNVVGDLFFPRSNNNTTSAAFTAHHHHFPLHHHHHNSTNNSPSSSSLNPTPPPPPPPPTTSVSDHHHHHAFMAAMDTASAAAAAASMEKGWLAFDTGTNRWPRQETLSLLEIRSRLDSKFRENNQKAPLWNEISRIMAEEFGYQRSGKKCKEKFENLYKYYKKTKEGKASRQDGKHYRFFRQLEAICGGGGGGGGSGGSGGDSSNTTHNNNLHALASNTASASVAGANVQTPRSFNGDHHNNNSLIKCSESLSFSNSCELETSSSENNDEDLSAIAYMMKHSTSSRDNNNNKQKGVQLDDDHHGGRVRRRRSLRAKVEEIVGSHMRKIIETQDAWMERMVSVVEQREKEMASMEEERKKKESMRFDQEVTELWAKERAWVEARDAALIEVVRKHIGNGNNNSNNNKEFEIIEALAPQSNNKNNKGQTANNNNNNGGGGRWSEMEISNLIQLRTGFEERMRENNNNNGGGGYYFESNNNNNNGVSSVWEEISGKLGCLGFERSSEECKQIWDEISISLGRTNTSAAAAAVAKTNRPWCLELKLTDDDDDDDDDEHHHDHDDHHI, from the exons atgGCTGACCCTTACGGCCTCCCAGAGGATCTCCGGCGACTCATGTCCAACAGACCTCACTTCACCACTGCCACCGCCGCCGCTCCTTTCTTTCCTCTGCCGGAGAACCCACTCtctctccaccaccaccaccacctcctcaaTGCTCCTCCTCCACCACCGCCTCTCAACACCACCTACGACCCAATCATCATCAACAACGTCGTCGGCGACCTTTTCTTCCCTCGTTCTAATAACAACACCACCAGCGCCGCCTTCACCGCTCATCATCATCACTTCCCtctccatcaccaccaccacaactCCACCAACAATTCCccgtcttcttcttctctcaaCCCCACACCCccgccacctcctcctcctcctactaCTTCTGTCtcagatcatcatcatcatcatgcattCATGGCCGCCATGGACACTgcttctgctgctgctgctgctgcatcCATGGAAAAAGGATGGCTGGCCTTCGACACCGGCACCAACCGCTGGCCTCGGCAGGAGACTCTCTCCCTTCTTGAGATCAGATCTCGTCTTGATTCCAAGTTCAGAGAAAATAATCAAAAAGCTCCCTTGTGGAATGAGATTTCTAG GATAATGGCTGAGGAATTTGGGTACCAAAGGAGTGGGAAGAAATGCAAAGAGAAGTTTGAGAATTTGTACAAGTATTACAAGAAGACCAAGGAGGGAAAAGCTAGTAGACAAGATGGGAAACACTACAGATTCTTCAGGCAACTTGAAGCTATATgtggtggcggtggcggtggcggcgGCAGCGGCGGAAGTGGTGGAGATTCATCAAACACTACTCATAATAATAATCTTCATGCCTTAGCTTCAAACACTGCTTCAGCTTCTGTTGCTGGTGCTAATGTTCAAACCCCAAGAAGCTTCAATGGTGATCATCATAACAATAATAGCTTGATCAAGTGTTCAGAGAGCTTGAGTTTTTCGAACTCGTGTGAACTGGAGACATCGTCATCTGAGAACAATGATGAGGATCTTTCAGCCATTGCATACATGATGAAGCACTCCACATCTTCAAgggacaacaataataacaaGCAGAAAGGGGTGCAATTGGATGATGATCATCATGGGGGAagggtgagaagaagaagaagcttgaGGGCAAAAGTGGAAGAGATAGTTGGTTCCCACATGAGGAAGATCATCGAGACACAAGATGCATGGATGGAGAGAATGGTGAGTGTTGTTGAGCAAAGGGAGAAGGAGATGGCATCCATggaggaagagaggaagaagaaagagtcAATGAGGTTTGACCAAGAGGTAACGGAGCTTTGGGCAAAAGAGAGAGCTTGGGTTGAAGCAAGGGATGCTGCATTGATAGAAGTTGTAAGAAAACACATTggaaatggaaacaataatagcaataataataaaGAGTTTGAGATTATTGAAGCATTGGCACCTcaaagcaataacaagaacaacAAGGGCCAAACtgcaaataataacaacaataatggtggtgGTGGGAGGTGGAGTGAAATGGAGATATCAAACTTGATACAGTTGAGGACAGGGTTTGAAGAGAGAATGAgggagaataataataataatggtggaggaGGGTATTATTTTgagagtaataataataataataatggggtAAGTAGTGTTTGGGAAGAGATCTCAGGAAAATTGGGATGTTTGGGATTTGAGAGAAGTTCAGAAGAGTGTAAGCAGATTTGGGATGAGATCAGCATCTCACTTGGGAGGACAAATacttctgctgctgctgctgctgttgccAAAACCAATAGGCCTTGGTGTTTGGAACTCAAGCtcactgatgatgatgatgatgatgatgatgatgaacatCATCATGATCATGATGATCATCACATTTGA